TTGAACTTGCTGAAACATAGTAAGCTAATGGAAGAAGTGAGCACTACGGGCGAGTTCAAAATCACTAATGAAGGCtttcagtttctgctgcaggaagTTAATTCGCAGATATGGACGCTCCTGCTGCAGTATCTGAAGATGACAGAAACTTTGCAAATGGATCCTGTTGAGGTCCTTAACTTTATCTTCATGCTGGGAGCGCTCGAGTTTGGTAAGCCTTATAGCATGGATGGACTGAGCGAGACCCAAAAATTGATGTCAAAAGATATGAGGGACTACGGGCTGGTATTCCAGAAAAGTTCAAACTCCAACGTTTTTTACCCCACCAGATTAGCTACAATGCTGACATCTGATGCCAAGAGTATACGAGGTGCCTCTGGTGCTATGGACAGTGTATTAAAGCAAAATAAAGACGAAAAATCAGGCAAGACGGTTGGCGATATTGACAACGACGATCAACTGGGAGCAAACGGTCAATACACCCAGGACGGTGCGCTTATCGTTGAGACTAATTTCAAACTGTACTCATATTCCAACTCACCTCTGCAGATAGCAATTCTCAGTCTATTTGTTCACTTAAGATCCAGATTCAGCAATATGATTACGGGCCAAATCACAAGGGAATCCATCAGAAGAGCCCTAATGAACGGAATCACTGCAGATCAGATTATAGCCTACCTACAAACACATGCCCATCCACAGATGAGGCGGCTGGCGGAagagaagctggaaaagaaactAGAGCTTGACGCGAACTGCAAAGATTCACTACAAATACTTCCTCCAACGGTAGTTGATCAAATTAAACTTTGGCAATTGGAGCTCGACAGAATTATATGCTACGAAGGATCGCTCTACTCCGATTTCGAGAGCCACCAAGAGTATCATTTGCTTAGTACATATGCCCAAGATATCGGTGTCCTGTTGTGGAAAGATgacagaaagaagaactttttcgtttcaaaagaaggcAATTCCCAGGTTCTCGATTATGCCAAGaggaagctcaagaagaaacaaaGCGGAACTTGATCAGCACATCGCTCACTGTGGAAACTTCAATAAATCCCTATAGCATTTCAGAAAAGTCTCGATTCTTATAGTCGCCATGGCAACCTTTTCTTCTTAATTTCTTTGTTGTCGTTCTGCCTTTTTTCAGGGGATAAACTTATAGATATAAACCTAGATGAACCTGCGCTACAAtgcaagaaagaaaatAGAATACGGGAAGTATCGTCCGCTTGTCATATCCGAGGATGTATATTAAGAATCTTGTACcctttcttcaatcttctGCCAAAGTTTGGAAGCTCAATGGCGGAGATGAAGCCTATCCGCCGCAATGTCCTATTGACTTACCTTTAAGTTGCCAAAATCATACAGCAATTGAGGACACCTGTTGTTTTGAGTATCCTGGCGGCATTTTCCTGCAATCACAACTTTGGGATTATATTCCTTCACGCTCTGGAATGGACGATGAGGAGTTGGAGAAGCAGTTGGGACCACTAGATTCCTTCACCATCCATGGATTGTGGCCTGACAACTGTGGAGGAGGTTTTGAGCAATTTTGCGACGATTCTTTGGCAATCGATGACGTGTACTATCTGCTGAATTCCGAACAGTTTAACGATGACAAAAGAAAACTCGAGATACCTGGTAGGGAGCTACTTAAAGAAATGAGTAGGTTATGGAAAAGTAATAATGGCGATGATGAATCGCTGTGGATCCACGAATACAACAAACACGGCACCTGTATCAAGACAATTAGACCAAAGTGTTACTCACGCTGGGGAAACAGGGAAATGGTTGTATCAGATGTAGATTATAAAAAGCAATCGGTGTACGACTATTTCCGAGTGGCATACAACACTTATAAGCGGCTGAACACCACtgagatcttgaaggagCATGGAATTGTACCTAGTTTGACGAAGACTTACACTAGGCACGAAATCCAGTCAGCATTGAACAGCGGTTTCAACAATCAAAATGTTCACTTTGCATGCGATAACCATCATTctctcaaagaagtttggtACTACCATCTGTTGCAAGGATCTTTACTCAGCGAAGACCTCGTGCCAGTTGGATACCTCGGCAACGGCAACTCCAAATGCCCTGAGAAGGGTATCAAATTCTACCCCAAGGGCTACATGCCATCCAAGAAGGGCGGAGAGGGCCCCAAAGGCCCTCTTTACAGAGGTATAATCAGGGTGAGTGGGTACGAAGGATTCCTGATCAGAAACGGACATTGGATGATCAAGGGCACGCCTGCTAATTTTAAATTAGTTGAAGCACCTTTCGGTGGCTTTTACTTAGTGTCCCGCAACGGCTATTGTGGACTGACCGAGACCGGCTTGCTTACATGCAATAAACATATCGGCAATGCAGGCCAATTCGAGTACGATGCCGATAAAGGCTACTTAGGCTATTCTGGATCTTTCGAATGGGGTGCGACCGTTTTGCCACACGGAAACGTTCAGAGTTTTGTGTACCTAGGGGACGCCGCTGCAAAACCCTACCAATTCAAACTGAAATTTATCAGACACTAGTTAAAAGCACTACTTGGGCTTGGATATTTGGATCAATCTCATAGTATTGTCCTCGAGGGGCGGAGAATATGCCGATGGCGAGAAGCTTCGCGTTTGAGTTCTTTGCGGCGGCACAGCCGGCGTAGCATGTGCCTGCGGAGACACGCTCTCATGGTAGTTAAAGAAATTGCTTTCCAGAAAGGAAACCTGCGATTGTAAGTTCAAAATCTTATTCTGTAGCTCCGCCGTCATTCTTTTCTGTATCAACAATTCGTTCGTCGTTTGTCTTATCAGCTGTTGTTGTTCTATTGTCAATCTCTTGAGAGATCGCACTTCGTTCAGCAACACGAGATCATCCGCCGTTGGACCTCTAGCAGCAGGAGCGCCGTCGCGGACCCCAATACTAGAATTTCTGAAAGCCCCGACTGGATCTAAATCCTTCAGAGCCGGAGAAAAGTTTTTAGTCGTTGGACGCTCTTCattctgcttcttcatcaactcCTGTAGGTTCTTTTTCGAAGCTAAATACTGCTCGCGGATTCTCTGCAAAGTGTCATCAACCTCTTGCTTCTCAAAGAACTCCCTCGTCAAGTTTGAATCGCCGGCCATTTCCGACTCCAATTGGCTTGCTATTCCCCTGCTAGACGGTAGGTTTACTCTTCTTATAGGTGGGCTTTGTGCTTACGCGCTTACATTTTGTCGCGTCTCTATTACCCGTCGCCACCTCGTCAGTCAAAACAAACCACTTTAAGACCactttcaagaagaacaagacaACACAGAAGGTCCCTAGACGGCTTTGAGATCCGCCATGAGCCGTTCCACGCTGCGGGAAAGTCACACAGGCCAAGCAATCGCCAGGAATGCCCGCTTTCACCTTGGTGTACTTAGAAGGgaatagccgccgagctcGCTTCCGCGCCAAAACCCAAATGGCTTGGCTCTACCAGCGGTACTATTGTTCAACAAGACATCCGACGTTAGGGAGTCCGAAAAGGTTGCGTTTCATCGGGTCGACGGTAAGCTCGACAAGACAAAAATAGCCGCCAGGCTGTCACGAGGAGCGTGGGGACCAAACTGGGGTCCCCAGCCTAGATGGATCATCTTGGCGGCTAATAACGAACAGCCCGATGTCCGGGTTTCAATGTGAGAATCCCTTCTCAAAGGGCTAGGCTTAAGCTAGCCAGAGGGCTTCGGCCTGTTCACGTGAAGAAAACACAAAAATAGTACGGTGGCCAAGTTGAAGTGAGCGAGAAGCCCGAAGTCTAGAACGACCCCGTTCCGTACGATCTTCCGCAgcaaaagtgaaaaagTGAGCCAAGTGAAAGGACTAGTGACAAACCCAGGCTGTGACTGACCAGTGTGGGTGGCTGTCCGCCGAGATCTCCCTGAAACTCGAGTTAGAGGCGAACGTTTAAGATAGATCCGAGGAGGAAAAGCAGCATCTTGGGAGTTACTTGGAAGCGAAACTGATCAGTGGACCGAGTCATCGCTAGTGAATCTGATGAATTTAGGAATTTTCAGAAGTAAAGTGTTTCAGAGGTCTTAAATTTGGTAGAAAAGAAACATATACTTGAATGGTGATCAACTCCGGAGGAACTGCTAGCACTGGTTCAGCGTCAGCTACGACTTCGAGTTCAATCCCTGAGAAGGCTCCAGTATTATCCAGCGCGAGCGTTTCGAGCAGCACAATGAATCTTTATTCCAAACCGCCGTTTCTCACACTGCAACACGTTGCGTCTGCGCCATCTGTCAACCATTTGCAGAATCGCGCCGTTTTGCCATCTGCGAGAGATTTTGTTGACCTCACTACGTCGAAAGAGTACCATATTGACGGACTTCAAGAATGCTTCGATATTAGAGATGTCAAGAGTCGGTCTGAAGATTCCGCAAACGATGACAACACTATGCTGATATTTGATTTAACGACTAGTGGGTGTTTGCTCTCGTCCAGCGATTCGAACACGACCGTTAGAAGTACTCACGCCGATAATGGAGAAGCTTTAAGCAAGGATATTTATCGTGTGCATTTGTCGTTGCCCAGCACTTTGGTCAAAAGACCAAAGTATCATTTCGAGAAGTTGCTTCAATCAGTTATAGATGACTCAAAAAgattgaagctgatgagTCTGATCGATAATTGCAGTACGTTTCTATTCTACGATGGTTGTAGTAGGATGAACCACTGTTTGGTCTCGACCTACTGGttggtcaagaagttcaattATTTCTTGTACAATGAATTGTGCAAGAAAAACGTCAAACTGTACATTTTGGAGAAAATGGAGAGAAGTGGTTGTGATTTTGAAAATGCTTCCTTGAAGGATACTGTTGATGTCCCGCCAAACAGCACCGAAGCGAATGCTGAATACCGGAAATCGCAGGGCCAGGGTGGGCAAAAGAAACTCAATCTCACGATCAAAATGTTACCTAAGGCAACTGATAAAATGTTCATACaatcgatcaagaaggatacTATTCATTATTCACCGACCTCGCTGAGGAAGTTTTTCAGTCTTCACATACCTGATGAGCTGGAGGACAATGATCCTCTATTGCCAAAGTGGCTGAGGCCGTTCTCAAAGAGAGAAGCAGGCGATAAAATTCTACAAAAGCTGCTTGAAAATTTCGAATTCCTGGAAAGTTTGGAATTGAAACGACTTGAAAGAGGTCTGACAACTAATGATAATACTCAAGGGGCGCGTAAGATTCAAGATTCCAACTCGTATCACAAGATTTACTCGCTTGCTAACCTGCAGAAAGAGTTTAGAGGAAAGACTAGCACAAGCAGCATCAAGTCAAAATCGTCATCGCCTTGTCTGTCAGAAGCAAGTCTGAAGATAACTATACCAAATCCGCAGGTGACTTTAGGCAATGGAGGTATGAAACCGGGTGAAATAATCACAAGCTCCTCTTCACCAAATTCTTCCGTATCTTCTCATTTAGATTCCGATGGTGAATCATTGCTCACACCGATGGGAAACTACGCCATGTCTCACGGAATTCAATCATTTTCGAAGAATAGATATTCAAATATTCTGCCATATGAGCATTCAAGAGTTAAATTGCAACCCTCCCCAATTCATGGACCACCTAACTCTCTTGATTCCTCGCCTGCACTTGGTCAAGCGGATAGTACAACTGATACACCATCTGAAAATGCattgcaaagaaaaaggAGAAATTCTAACTCTTCTTACTTCAATCAAAAACATTCCGACGCATACTGTCTCAGACATAATGAGAATCAAGACACTGTGGGGACTGATTCCAAAGAAAACTTCAATGACTATTTCAACGCTAACTACTTAAATCTGCCACAGATAAACTCAGAGCTTAACTATATCGCGACGCAGGCACCATTGCCATCAACTATTGACGATTTTTGGAAAGTAATTTCGGCTAATAAGGTTAAAGTTATAATTTCGTTGAACTCAAATGATGAGTTATTTTTAAGAAAATGGGATATCTACTGGAACAATGATAGATCCGAACAGAAATATCAGATTGACATTACTGAAACTTTTGAAAACTGCTGC
Above is a genomic segment from Torulaspora globosa chromosome 1, complete sequence containing:
- the TFB2 gene encoding TFIIH/NER complex subunit TFB2 (ancestral locus Anc_8.620) codes for the protein MSTNNLLKSSVNQYLEELPQQIQSRLYQSPATCLAIYRLLPQLAKFFIMSMVFTESEISLRDLDRWVKASGKNQFQEAIKSMKSLHLLIPVRSNGPMMINLNQTFRESFKNALTGGKVNNSFGIVVDEADDVVTTGMLDSYSADKWETILHFMVGTPLTNIPSSNVLNLLKHSKLMEEVSTTGEFKITNEGFQFLLQEVNSQIWTLLLQYLKMTETLQMDPVEVLNFIFMLGALEFGKPYSMDGLSETQKLMSKDMRDYGLVFQKSSNSNVFYPTRLATMLTSDAKSIRGASGAMDSVLKQNKDEKSGKTVGDIDNDDQLGANGQYTQDGALIVETNFKLYSYSNSPLQIAILSLFVHLRSRFSNMITGQITRESIRRALMNGITADQIIAYLQTHAHPQMRRLAEEKLEKKLELDANCKDSLQILPPTVVDQIKLWQLELDRIICYEGSLYSDFESHQEYHLLSTYAQDIGVLLWKDDRKKNFFVSKEGNSQVLDYAKRKLKKKQSGT
- the RNY1 gene encoding ribonuclease T2 (ancestral locus Anc_8.621) — encoded protein: MYIKNLVPFLQSSAKVWKLNGGDEAYPPQCPIDLPLSCQNHTAIEDTCCFEYPGGIFLQSQLWDYIPSRSGMDDEELEKQLGPLDSFTIHGLWPDNCGGGFEQFCDDSLAIDDVYYLLNSEQFNDDKRKLEIPGRELLKEMSRLWKSNNGDDESLWIHEYNKHGTCIKTIRPKCYSRWGNREMVVSDVDYKKQSVYDYFRVAYNTYKRLNTTEILKEHGIVPSLTKTYTRHEIQSALNSGFNNQNVHFACDNHHSLKEVWYYHLLQGSLLSEDLVPVGYLGNGNSKCPEKGIKFYPKGYMPSKKGGEGPKGPLYRGIIRVSGYEGFLIRNGHWMIKGTPANFKLVEAPFGGFYLVSRNGYCGLTETGLLTCNKHIGNAGQFEYDADKGYLGYSGSFEWGATVLPHGNVQSFVYLGDAAAKPYQFKLKFIRH
- a CDS encoding uncharacterized protein (ancestral locus Anc_8.622), whose amino-acid sequence is MAGDSNLTREFFEKQEVDDTLQRIREQYLASKKNLQELMKKQNEERPTTKNFSPALKDLDPVGAFRNSSIGVRDGAPAARGPTADDLVLLNEVRSLKRLTIEQQQLIRQTTNELLIQKRMTAELQNKILNLQSQVSFLESNFFNYHESVSPQAHATPAVPPQRTQTRSFSPSAYSPPLEDNTMRLIQISKPK
- the PTP2 gene encoding tyrosine protein phosphatase PTP2 (ancestral locus Anc_8.623); translated protein: MVINSGGTASTGSASATTSSSIPEKAPVLSSASVSSSTMNLYSKPPFLTLQHVASAPSVNHLQNRAVLPSARDFVDLTTSKEYHIDGLQECFDIRDVKSRSEDSANDDNTMLIFDLTTSGCLLSSSDSNTTVRSTHADNGEALSKDIYRVHLSLPSTLVKRPKYHFEKLLQSVIDDSKRLKLMSLIDNCSTFLFYDGCSRMNHCLVSTYWLVKKFNYFLYNELCKKNVKLYILEKMERSGCDFENASLKDTVDVPPNSTEANAEYRKSQGQGGQKKLNLTIKMLPKATDKMFIQSIKKDTIHYSPTSLRKFFSLHIPDELEDNDPLLPKWLRPFSKREAGDKILQKLLENFEFLESLELKRLERGLTTNDNTQGARKIQDSNSYHKIYSLANLQKEFRGKTSTSSIKSKSSSPCLSEASLKITIPNPQVTLGNGGMKPGEIITSSSSPNSSVSSHLDSDGESLLTPMGNYAMSHGIQSFSKNRYSNILPYEHSRVKLQPSPIHGPPNSLDSSPALGQADSTTDTPSENALQRKRRNSNSSYFNQKHSDAYCLRHNENQDTVGTDSKENFNDYFNANYLNLPQINSELNYIATQAPLPSTIDDFWKVISANKVKVIISLNSNDELFLRKWDIYWNNDRSEQKYQIDITETFENCCNVDGCILRIFSFYKNNRGKSDSEKLTVYQLQYTKWLDSCGVVMQDILSLYTIKNMLLNKPSMILSDLRAGKAKEATMYAEDAWSEKASKTTGIQKQPPLLVHCSAGCGRTGVYITLDFLLNVLTSPAKSSNRIDVWNMSEDLIFIIVNELRKQRISMVQNLTQYITCYESLLQYFALEKQKGTGKSEV